Part of the Caulifigura coniformis genome, ACGTATGGAGGGCGAATGAATCGCAAGCTGACTATCTCGATTGATGAAGCGGTCTATGTCGGGTTACTGGCCACCGTTGGACGCGGACGGATCGGGGCCTTTCTCGAAGGCCTGGCCCGTCCGCTCGTGGTGCCTGGACATCTCGACGCCGCTTATTCGGAAATGGCGGCGGATGCCGGCCGCGAGCAGGCGGCTGAAGAATGGACCGAAGCACTTCTCTCGGACTCGCATGCTGCGTGGT contains:
- a CDS encoding addiction module antitoxin, which translates into the protein MNRKLTISIDEAVYVGLLATVGRGRIGAFLEGLARPLVVPGHLDAAYSEMAADAGREQAAEEWTEALLSDSHAAW